From one Methylomonas paludis genomic stretch:
- the secA gene encoding preprotein translocase subunit SecA: MLGKLVKMVVGSRNERLVKKKRKLVKKVNVLAAEYEKLSDEALKAKTEYFRDRLAQGTKLDDLLPEAFAAVREASTRVFGMRHFDVQLIGGMVLHSGKIAEMKTGEGKTLMATLAAYLNALPGRGVHVVTVNDYLARRDAEWMGRLYGFLGLTTGVIVSDLTHEERKAAYAADITYGTNNEFGFDYLRDNMAFNLEQKVQRDLYFAVVDEVDSILIDEARTPLIISGQAEGSTEIYLKTNQIIPFLTKQEKSPDPEQQEQMPGDYAVDEKTRQIHLTEEGYERVEQLLAEHGLIANGSSLYDAANIRLMHYLNASLRAHILFQKDVDYVVHNNQIVIVDEFTGRMMSGRRWSEGLHQAVEAKENVPIQNENQTLASITFQNYFRLYNKLSGMTGTADTEAFELNKIYGLEVVVIPTHRPMIRKDFGDVVYLSAREKYNAVIEDIKDCVKRGQPVLVGTTSIENSELISGLLKKQGIRHEVLNAKQHEREAHIIELAGMPGAVTIATNMAGRGTDIVLGGNLNAELAALGENASPAEQELVRGAWLDRHEKVLASGGLHVIGSERHESRRIDNQLRGRSGRQGDPGSSRFYLALEDDLMRIFASDRVASLMQKLGMQEGEAIEHPWVTRSIESAQRKVEGRNFDIRKEILAYDDVANDQRKVIYSQRNELMEADNISDIISAIRADVLNDVIARYIPPKTMQEQWDIVGLEAHLHQEFNLHLPLVALMAEDITLNEPKLRQLILDKAEQDSRDKAEAVSEEVLRSFEKSVMLQVLDNSWKEHLAAMDQLRQGIHFRGYAQKDPKQEYKREAFTMFTDLLNHIKTEVVNILSKVQVTREEDVKAIDEQRQAPQEMHFEHAEAHSAFETEPQAIAEEPLATDQPFVRNSQKIGRNDACPCGSGKKYKQCHGKLVE, translated from the coding sequence ATGCTGGGTAAGCTGGTTAAAATGGTTGTTGGCAGCCGCAATGAAAGGCTGGTCAAGAAAAAACGCAAATTGGTCAAAAAAGTTAATGTCTTGGCGGCTGAATATGAAAAGTTGTCGGACGAAGCTTTAAAGGCTAAAACTGAGTATTTTCGAGATCGTCTGGCGCAGGGAACGAAACTCGATGATCTTTTGCCTGAGGCTTTTGCTGCCGTTAGAGAAGCGTCCACCCGAGTATTCGGGATGCGGCATTTCGATGTGCAATTGATAGGCGGTATGGTATTGCACAGCGGCAAGATCGCCGAAATGAAAACCGGCGAGGGTAAAACCCTGATGGCCACGCTGGCAGCTTATTTAAATGCCTTGCCGGGTCGCGGTGTGCATGTAGTTACCGTCAACGATTATCTGGCGCGGCGTGATGCGGAATGGATGGGCAGACTGTATGGCTTTCTAGGCTTGACTACCGGCGTCATTGTTAGTGACTTAACGCATGAAGAACGCAAAGCCGCGTATGCAGCCGATATTACCTATGGCACGAATAACGAATTTGGTTTTGATTATCTGCGCGATAATATGGCCTTCAATCTGGAGCAAAAAGTTCAGCGTGACCTGTATTTTGCTGTTGTCGACGAGGTGGACTCCATCCTCATTGACGAAGCCAGAACACCATTGATCATCTCCGGTCAGGCTGAAGGCAGTACTGAAATTTATCTGAAAACCAACCAGATCATCCCGTTCCTGACCAAACAGGAAAAATCCCCGGATCCTGAACAACAAGAACAAATGCCCGGTGATTATGCAGTTGATGAAAAAACTCGGCAAATTCACCTCACTGAAGAGGGTTACGAGCGGGTCGAACAGCTTTTGGCCGAACACGGCCTGATTGCCAATGGCTCTTCACTGTACGATGCCGCCAATATTCGATTGATGCATTATCTGAATGCCTCGTTACGCGCCCACATCCTGTTTCAGAAAGATGTCGATTATGTAGTGCACAATAACCAGATCGTCATTGTTGACGAATTTACCGGTCGGATGATGTCCGGTAGACGCTGGTCGGAAGGCCTGCATCAAGCCGTGGAAGCCAAGGAAAACGTGCCGATTCAAAATGAGAATCAAACTCTGGCATCAATAACCTTCCAAAATTATTTCCGCCTGTATAACAAACTGTCCGGTATGACCGGTACAGCCGATACCGAAGCTTTCGAACTGAATAAAATCTATGGCCTGGAAGTTGTCGTTATCCCCACACACCGACCCATGATCCGCAAAGATTTTGGTGATGTGGTGTATCTGTCGGCCCGCGAAAAATATAATGCCGTCATCGAAGATATCAAAGACTGCGTCAAACGCGGTCAGCCGGTATTGGTGGGTACCACCTCCATCGAAAATTCCGAACTGATTTCCGGACTGCTGAAAAAGCAGGGTATCCGGCACGAAGTACTGAACGCCAAACAACATGAACGCGAAGCGCATATCATCGAACTGGCCGGTATGCCGGGTGCAGTTACCATCGCCACTAATATGGCTGGCCGTGGTACCGATATCGTGCTGGGTGGTAATTTAAATGCTGAATTGGCCGCACTGGGTGAAAATGCCAGTCCTGCCGAGCAGGAACTGGTGCGCGGTGCCTGGCTGGACCGGCATGAAAAAGTGCTGGCCAGCGGCGGCTTGCATGTCATCGGTTCTGAACGCCATGAATCCCGCCGTATCGACAACCAGTTACGTGGCCGTTCCGGGCGCCAGGGCGACCCAGGTTCCTCACGCTTTTACCTGGCATTGGAAGACGACTTGATGCGGATTTTTGCTTCAGACCGGGTCGCGTCTTTAATGCAAAAACTGGGTATGCAGGAAGGTGAGGCCATAGAGCATCCCTGGGTAACCCGCTCAATAGAAAGCGCACAACGCAAAGTGGAAGGCCGTAACTTCGATATCCGCAAGGAAATCCTGGCCTATGACGATGTTGCCAATGATCAGCGCAAAGTTATCTACTCGCAACGTAATGAACTGATGGAAGCTGATAATATCAGTGATATTATTTCTGCGATACGGGCCGATGTCCTCAATGATGTCATCGCGCGCTATATTCCACCAAAAACCATGCAAGAGCAATGGGATATAGTCGGATTGGAAGCGCATCTGCACCAGGAGTTCAATCTGCATCTGCCCTTAGTTGCGTTAATGGCTGAAGATATTACCCTGAACGAGCCCAAATTGCGCCAACTGATTCTCGACAAAGCCGAGCAGGATAGCCGCGACAAGGCAGAAGCAGTTAGTGAAGAAGTGTTAAGAAGCTTTGAAAAATCCGTTATGCTGCAAGTGCTGGATAACAGCTGGAAAGAACATTTGGCAGCTATGGATCAACTGCGTCAGGGCATTCATTTCCGTGGCTATGCTCAGAAAGATCCTAAACAGGAATATAAGCGCGAAGCGTTTACCATGTTTACTGATTTATTGAATCATATCAAAACCGAAGTGGTAAATATTCTCAGCAAAGTGCAGGTTACCCGCGAAGAAGATGTCAAAGCCATCGACGAACAGCGCCAAGCTCCGCAGGAAATGCATTTTGAACATGCCGAAGCGCATTCTGCCTTTGAAACAGAGCCGCAAGCTATCGCAGAGGAGCCACTGGCAACGGATCAACCCTTTGTTAGAAACAGTCAAAAAATTGGCCGTAACGATGCTTGTCCATGTGGCTCCGGGAAAAAATACAAACAGTGTCACGGCAAGCTGGTGGAATAA
- a CDS encoding glycogen/starch/alpha-glucan phosphorylase: MPNRVFRKSNPKSDITKLPKLGLEKKNFIADFKHYYSHRLGRDEHCRSPHYAYEALSLAISDRLVERWKTTYNTYKDQDCKRACYLSMEFLIGRSLSNAMLNLGVDDVVNQALYDLGLEAEELLDSEVDAGLGNGGLGRLAACFIDSCATLRLPVTGYGLRYEYGMFTQQIQNGEQVELPDHWLRMGNIWEIERPEYLARVKFGGHTQTHIDEKGQKRVVWLDTHDVLAMPYDTPVPGYKNGTVNTLRLWKAVATEEFNLQEFNAGDYAEAVAQKNTAENITMVLYPNDANENGKALRLQQQYLLASASLQDVLANWVGRHGKDFSKFAEKNCFQLNDTHPSIAVAELMRLLIDIHGLSWKEAWQITSHTMAYTNHTLLPEALEKWSVSLMQTLLPRLMEIIFDINAYFLREVSAHWPGDGERLARMSIIEEGYEKKVRMAYLAIVGSYSVNGVAELHSKLLQEGLFKDFYELWPGKFNNKTNGVTPRRWLAACNPDLAKLITETIGDAWITNLAELEKLKPYADDPEFRQKWHALKQASKQRLVEYKKEEVNANINVNAIFDVQVKRIHEYKRQILNVLHVIYLYDRIKRGDTQNWVARCVLIGGKAAPGYVMAKKIIKLINNVANVINNDPAVGDKLSLIFLPNYRVTAMEKICPGTDLSEQISTAGKEASGTGNMKLMMNGALTIGTLDGANIEIREEVGEENFFLFGLTETEVEAMRPHYDPQAYINQDSDLQSVMHLLECGHFNQFEPGIFDDIIASIKSPYDPWMTIADFRSYIEAQKRVEQAYRDQDHWIKMSILNTAASGKFSTDRTISEYNRDIWKLTPVDVESK; encoded by the coding sequence ATGCCTAACAGAGTATTTCGCAAAAGCAATCCAAAGTCCGACATTACCAAATTACCTAAACTCGGCCTGGAAAAAAAGAATTTCATCGCCGATTTTAAACATTACTACAGCCATCGCTTAGGCCGCGACGAACATTGCCGTTCCCCGCATTATGCCTACGAAGCCTTATCACTGGCCATCAGTGACCGACTGGTCGAACGCTGGAAAACCACCTATAACACCTATAAAGACCAGGATTGCAAACGCGCCTGTTATCTGTCTATGGAGTTTCTGATAGGTCGCTCCTTAAGCAATGCCATGCTGAATCTGGGCGTGGATGATGTGGTTAATCAGGCCCTGTATGATTTGGGGCTGGAAGCAGAAGAACTGCTGGACAGCGAAGTGGATGCCGGTCTGGGTAACGGTGGCTTGGGCCGCTTGGCCGCCTGCTTCATCGACAGTTGTGCCACCTTGCGATTGCCGGTTACCGGTTATGGCTTGCGCTATGAATACGGTATGTTCACCCAACAAATCCAGAATGGCGAACAAGTCGAACTCCCCGATCACTGGCTGCGCATGGGCAATATCTGGGAAATTGAACGGCCGGAATATCTGGCCAGAGTCAAATTCGGCGGCCATACTCAGACCCATATCGATGAAAAAGGCCAGAAACGCGTCGTGTGGCTGGATACCCATGATGTGCTGGCTATGCCTTATGACACCCCAGTGCCCGGTTATAAAAACGGTACAGTCAATACTTTGCGCTTATGGAAAGCTGTCGCCACCGAAGAATTTAATCTGCAAGAGTTCAATGCCGGTGACTATGCCGAAGCGGTTGCCCAAAAGAATACCGCCGAAAACATCACCATGGTGCTGTATCCCAATGATGCCAATGAAAACGGCAAGGCCTTGCGTTTACAGCAACAATATCTGCTGGCCTCGGCCAGTTTGCAGGATGTGCTGGCCAACTGGGTAGGCCGGCATGGGAAAGACTTCAGCAAATTTGCCGAAAAAAACTGTTTTCAGCTCAACGACACCCATCCCAGTATCGCCGTTGCCGAATTAATGCGCCTGCTAATCGACATTCACGGTCTGTCCTGGAAAGAGGCCTGGCAGATTACCAGTCATACCATGGCTTATACCAATCACACCCTGTTACCGGAAGCGTTGGAAAAGTGGTCGGTAAGCTTGATGCAAACTTTGCTGCCACGTTTGATGGAAATCATTTTTGATATCAATGCCTATTTTCTGAGAGAAGTCTCGGCGCATTGGCCGGGTGATGGCGAGCGTCTGGCACGCATGTCCATTATCGAAGAAGGCTACGAGAAAAAGGTCCGCATGGCTTATCTGGCCATAGTCGGTAGCTACTCGGTCAATGGCGTGGCGGAACTGCATTCTAAATTGTTGCAGGAAGGCTTGTTCAAAGATTTTTATGAACTCTGGCCAGGCAAGTTCAATAACAAAACCAATGGCGTTACACCCAGACGCTGGCTGGCCGCCTGTAATCCCGATCTGGCCAAGTTGATTACCGAAACCATAGGTGATGCCTGGATTACCAATCTGGCCGAACTGGAAAAACTCAAGCCATATGCTGATGATCCCGAATTTCGACAAAAATGGCATGCATTAAAGCAGGCCAGTAAACAGCGTTTGGTGGAATACAAAAAAGAAGAAGTAAACGCCAATATCAATGTCAACGCCATCTTCGATGTCCAGGTTAAACGCATACATGAATACAAACGCCAGATTTTGAATGTATTGCATGTGATTTATCTGTACGACCGCATCAAACGTGGTGATACCCAAAACTGGGTAGCGCGTTGTGTGCTGATCGGCGGTAAAGCTGCGCCCGGTTACGTAATGGCCAAAAAAATCATTAAATTGATTAATAACGTCGCCAATGTCATTAACAACGATCCGGCGGTGGGCGATAAGCTCAGCCTGATATTTCTGCCCAACTACCGGGTAACCGCAATGGAAAAAATCTGTCCGGGTACGGATTTGTCCGAACAGATATCCACAGCCGGTAAAGAAGCCTCCGGCACCGGCAATATGAAATTGATGATGAATGGCGCTTTAACCATAGGCACACTGGATGGCGCGAATATTGAAATTCGTGAAGAAGTAGGTGAGGAAAATTTCTTTTTATTCGGTTTAACCGAAACCGAAGTCGAAGCCATGCGCCCGCATTACGATCCGCAGGCCTATATCAATCAGGATAGTGACTTGCAATCGGTAATGCACTTACTGGAATGTGGTCACTTCAACCAGTTTGAACCCGGCATTTTTGATGACATCATCGCCTCCATCAAAAGTCCGTACGATCCGTGGATGACCATAGCCGATTTTCGCAGTTATATCGAAGCCCAAAAACGTGTGGAACAGGCCTATCGAGATCAGGATCACTGGATCAAAATGAGCATCCTCAATACAGCGGCCAGCGGCAAATTTTCAACTGACCGCACTATCAGCGAATACAACCGCGATATCTGGAAACTCACACCGGTTGATGTTGAGAGCAAATAA
- the trmL gene encoding tRNA (uridine(34)/cytosine(34)/5-carboxymethylaminomethyluridine(34)-2'-O)-methyltransferase TrmL — MLDIVLFEPEIPANTGNIIRLCANVGAQLHLIQPLGFELDDKRLRRAGLDYHEWVSIRQYASLADYINRATPPNLYALTTKGSKVYSQINFQDGDALLFGPESRGIPASFLQTLPAEHKLYLPMRQESRSLNLSNCVSIVLYEAMRQLNFPGAVLKA; from the coding sequence ATGCTGGATATTGTCCTGTTTGAACCCGAAATTCCGGCCAATACCGGCAATATCATCCGGCTGTGCGCCAATGTCGGCGCACAGCTGCATCTGATTCAGCCGCTGGGTTTTGAGCTGGACGACAAACGCCTGCGCCGAGCCGGACTGGACTATCATGAATGGGTCAGCATCCGTCAATACGCTTCCCTGGCCGACTATATCAATCGCGCCACCCCGCCAAATCTGTATGCCCTAACCACCAAAGGCAGCAAAGTTTACAGCCAGATCAACTTCCAGGATGGCGATGCTTTGCTGTTTGGCCCGGAAAGCCGCGGTATCCCGGCCAGCTTTCTGCAAACCCTGCCGGCTGAGCATAAACTGTATCTGCCCATGCGTCAGGAGAGCCGCAGCCTTAACCTGTCCAACTGCGTTTCCATCGTCCTCTACGAAGCCATGCGCCAATTAAATTTTCCCGGCGCAGTCCTTAAAGCCTAA
- a CDS encoding C2 family cysteine protease, with protein MSPPSIASVSYDAFNGQLILTGANFTTRASDFKVTSFSISGDGGHTYQLTNSSKVSGTPTSNSVTIQISATDQLAVNGLLNHNGQLANNGAANILAAGKGWDKGAKPFVMQSITVSDATVPTLSAVSYNAAKGVLTFSGSLFVNNGHTNGINLSHFTLSDSSGNFHFNFSTKDIISKLQTDSFTITLTNADKATLNQVAVSNATLLTLSANSLWDSDNGAAINGQAVTVNGLKPVLSQADYDAATGIMTLSGSNFSSVSANYKINDFHIKGDGAANYILSLDSYINSAISSNSIAIQLSVTDQLAVDGLLNQNGAKAGDGKTLYQLSASKGWDGGNNPLGAQGVMVSNAVAPSITAVSYDTASGVFSFSGSHLVKHGNSQNILLSAFKIIGNGSYTFSTTDTFSNFSASGFSVALSKADKTKVNTVINSNGTETFNGTAYNIRIKSHWDGDSSPAISTLGLSASGYNPLINQLLDTGVRADAVAQISNDALSYSGMLKILNDIAARGSVTANIFHDLTALVANFNTVGGIQVSPYLYNISNKLINGDPTNATWTGGAATAVTLGNLTIGSSADQIRELIQKWFLGGDLPATFSDYQVSSSHYLLSSSPIFNASGTPVITDINQGHVNDCFLLAALAEVAKCESSAITTMLTDNGNGTYGVRFFIDGVASYITVNKNLLYENSGTLLGNRSNSDIWASLIEIAYIQLNESGLGNAWSVINGGYSGAALTLITDKAAYTYNSSNYNAYAWTGLQSSLIKEVQDNDEVIFDCYGDRQDNSGRTTFVSDHSFCVVGYDSVTGDFILRNPWGVQTGQTWDTTFEASMADLQTIGAGQIDTLLPLDSNSLQEPAVATGFNNPTSTAVDNNGNIYVADSGDNAIKEISAGTHAVTTLASGFNNPVGVAVDNSGNVYVADNGNGAITEIAAGNHAANTLFTGVNAQSIAVDAGGDLFVTVNDIYYGQSIIEIAAGSNTPQTLASYANAQLSNLTIDQAGNLYFTTYTSGWLNGTLNINEISAGNHAVTTLDTLSAFGGHSIDVDSMGNIFFSAAIQVANGSGNINVIDEIAVGSNTLTRIDANVNADSISADHAGNLYIADSVNNAVEVISTSRIAAIPVLYLFDNKPGTPVVIDHYFKGNGQIELSQTAFGAFANTGTISATNFSNAGKATSHNDFLYYNKSNGGVYYDAHDASQAVEIAIVGLNSHPAALSVADFQLVS; from the coding sequence ATGTCTCCACCTTCAATTGCCAGCGTTAGCTATGATGCATTCAACGGTCAACTGATATTGACCGGAGCTAACTTCACCACCAGGGCTAGCGACTTTAAGGTGACAAGCTTTAGTATTTCGGGGGATGGTGGTCATACTTATCAGTTGACCAATAGCAGTAAGGTGTCAGGTACACCGACCAGCAATAGTGTGACGATACAAATCTCGGCTACTGATCAGTTAGCTGTCAATGGCCTGCTCAATCATAATGGCCAATTGGCAAACAATGGCGCGGCTAATATTCTTGCTGCCGGTAAGGGCTGGGACAAAGGTGCCAAACCATTTGTTATGCAAAGCATTACGGTGAGTGATGCCACAGTTCCGACTTTATCGGCTGTCAGTTATAACGCTGCCAAAGGCGTACTGACATTCTCCGGCAGCCTGTTTGTTAATAATGGGCATACGAATGGCATTAATTTGAGCCATTTTACGCTGAGCGACAGCAGCGGCAATTTCCATTTTAACTTTAGCACTAAAGACATAATCAGCAAGCTACAGACTGATAGTTTTACGATTACGCTAACTAATGCCGACAAAGCCACACTCAATCAAGTTGCCGTCAGTAACGCCACTCTGTTGACACTCAGCGCGAACAGCCTGTGGGATAGTGATAATGGTGCCGCCATCAACGGCCAAGCTGTTACGGTAAATGGCCTTAAGCCGGTTTTAAGCCAAGCCGATTATGACGCTGCCACCGGGATTATGACGCTGAGCGGCAGTAACTTCAGCTCAGTCTCGGCCAATTACAAGATCAACGACTTCCACATTAAAGGCGATGGCGCCGCAAATTATATCTTAAGCCTTGACAGTTATATCAACAGCGCCATCAGCAGCAATAGTATCGCCATTCAACTTTCTGTAACTGACCAACTGGCAGTGGATGGCCTACTTAACCAGAATGGCGCTAAGGCCGGCGATGGTAAAACCTTATACCAGCTATCGGCCAGTAAAGGCTGGGACGGCGGCAACAACCCACTTGGCGCTCAGGGCGTCATGGTCAGCAATGCCGTTGCTCCCAGTATTACCGCAGTTAGTTACGATACGGCAAGCGGCGTGTTTAGCTTCAGCGGCAGCCATCTGGTTAAACACGGTAATAGCCAGAATATTTTACTCAGTGCCTTCAAAATCATTGGCAACGGCAGTTACACGTTCAGCACCACGGATACTTTCAGCAATTTTAGCGCCAGCGGGTTTAGTGTGGCCTTGAGCAAAGCCGACAAGACCAAGGTGAATACTGTTATTAACTCTAATGGGACTGAAACCTTTAACGGCACAGCTTACAATATTAGGATCAAATCCCATTGGGACGGTGACAGTTCACCCGCGATCAGTACATTAGGCCTTAGTGCCAGCGGATATAACCCCTTGATTAATCAGTTGCTGGATACCGGCGTTCGTGCCGATGCCGTTGCCCAGATCAGCAATGACGCACTCAGCTACAGCGGTATGTTGAAAATACTGAACGATATTGCCGCCCGTGGCAGTGTTACCGCTAATATTTTCCATGACTTGACGGCCTTGGTGGCTAACTTCAATACTGTGGGCGGCATTCAGGTATCGCCTTATCTGTATAACATCAGTAATAAATTGATAAACGGTGATCCGACAAACGCCACATGGACTGGCGGAGCAGCTACGGCAGTGACACTGGGCAATCTGACTATCGGCAGCAGTGCCGACCAAATCCGCGAGCTAATACAAAAATGGTTTTTGGGCGGTGATTTACCGGCGACGTTTTCAGATTACCAAGTCAGCTCCAGCCATTATTTGCTTAGCTCCAGCCCGATTTTCAATGCCAGCGGCACCCCAGTGATCACGGATATCAATCAAGGCCATGTTAATGACTGCTTCCTGTTGGCGGCTTTGGCTGAAGTCGCCAAATGCGAATCTTCTGCCATTACCACCATGCTTACCGATAACGGCAATGGCACTTATGGGGTAAGATTCTTTATCGATGGCGTTGCCAGCTATATTACGGTTAACAAAAACCTGTTGTACGAAAACTCCGGCACTCTGCTTGGCAATCGTTCGAACAGCGACATCTGGGCCAGTCTGATAGAAATAGCCTATATTCAGCTCAATGAAAGCGGATTAGGCAATGCCTGGAGTGTGATCAACGGCGGCTACTCCGGTGCTGCGCTGACTTTAATCACCGATAAAGCTGCTTATACCTATAACAGCAGTAACTATAACGCTTACGCCTGGACTGGCCTGCAAAGCTCGCTGATCAAGGAGGTACAAGATAATGATGAAGTCATTTTTGACTGTTATGGTGACCGACAGGACAACAGCGGGCGCACCACTTTTGTCTCGGATCACTCTTTTTGTGTAGTCGGTTACGACAGTGTGACCGGTGATTTTATTTTACGCAATCCCTGGGGGGTACAAACCGGACAAACCTGGGATACCACGTTTGAAGCCAGTATGGCGGATTTGCAAACGATTGGTGCTGGTCAAATTGACACTCTTTTGCCACTGGATAGTAACAGCCTGCAGGAACCGGCTGTCGCCACCGGTTTTAACAATCCCACCAGTACGGCGGTGGACAATAATGGCAACATTTATGTTGCCGATAGCGGCGATAACGCTATTAAGGAGATTAGCGCCGGCACCCATGCCGTTACTACGCTAGCCAGTGGCTTTAATAATCCGGTTGGTGTTGCGGTAGACAACAGCGGTAATGTTTATGTGGCAGATAACGGCAATGGCGCGATAACAGAAATTGCCGCCGGTAATCACGCCGCCAATACGCTGTTCACAGGCGTTAACGCGCAAAGTATTGCTGTCGATGCCGGCGGTGACCTTTTTGTTACCGTTAATGATATTTACTATGGTCAATCTATCATCGAAATAGCCGCCGGCAGCAATACCCCGCAAACACTCGCCAGCTATGCAAACGCCCAGTTAAGTAATCTGACCATCGACCAGGCGGGTAATCTGTATTTTACTACCTACACATCAGGCTGGCTCAACGGTACTCTTAATATCAACGAAATCAGCGCCGGTAATCACGCGGTAACTACGCTGGATACCTTAAGCGCTTTTGGTGGTCACAGTATAGATGTTGACAGTATGGGCAATATTTTCTTTTCAGCTGCTATCCAGGTGGCGAATGGCTCGGGAAATATAAATGTTATTGATGAAATTGCGGTCGGTAGCAACACCCTAACCAGAATAGATGCCAACGTCAATGCTGATTCGATTTCGGCCGACCACGCCGGCAATCTTTATATTGCCGACAGCGTCAACAACGCTGTGGAAGTGATTAGCACCAGTCGCATCGCCGCCATTCCGGTGCTGTATCTATTTGATAATAAACCCGGCACCCCGGTGGTAATTGATCATTACTTTAAAGGTAACGGCCAGATTGAATTATCGCAAACAGCATTTGGCGCTTTTGCCAACACCGGCACGATAAGTGCCACCAACTTCAGTAACGCCGGTAAAGCCACCAGCCATAACGATTTTCTTTATTACAATAAAAGCAACGGTGGCGTTTATTACGATGCGCACGATGCCAGCCAAGCTGTTGAAATTGCTATTGTGGGTTTAAACAGTCATCCTGCCGCTTTGAGTGTGGCGGATTTTCAACTGGTTTCATGA
- a CDS encoding cryptochrome/photolyase family protein: protein MFRYRLSAFIFRRDLRLADNRGLNAALAASEKVLLCFILDPRQIEPHPYQSLPGLQFMLEALADLQQQAHQLNGVLYLFNDQPEQVLSRLRQEQQIEAVFVNRDYTPFSRHRDADLQHYCRQAGLDFNSYADLLLNEPEQVLKDSRQPYQVFTPFYRRARQIPVALPQTVSTGKFVQHYPEYKEPDWLKQLQTSHHNPFRGGRSPALAILEHKVTECREYAVQRDIPALAATSGLSAYLKFGCCSVREAYYAIAQELGSEHGLLRQLYWRDFFSHIAFHYPHVFGHAFHRQYDAIPWQKDMDRFQAWSEGRTGFPIVDAAMRELRETGWMHNRLRMITASFLVKDLHISWRWGERYFAQQLIDYDPCINNGNWQWAASTGCDAQPYFRIFNPWLQQQKFDPDGVYIRRWLPELRDLSPKQIDQQRDGGLVGDYPGPMVEHGVQSEIIKGLFKAVQSS, encoded by the coding sequence ATGTTTCGCTACCGCCTGTCGGCATTTATCTTTCGCCGCGACCTGCGGCTTGCAGATAACCGGGGCCTGAATGCGGCACTGGCCGCTTCTGAAAAGGTGTTACTGTGTTTTATTCTTGATCCGCGCCAAATTGAACCTCACCCTTATCAAAGCTTACCCGGCCTGCAGTTCATGCTGGAAGCGCTGGCTGATTTACAGCAGCAAGCCCACCAGCTGAACGGGGTTCTGTATCTGTTTAACGATCAACCGGAACAGGTGCTTAGCCGCTTACGGCAGGAACAGCAGATTGAGGCGGTATTTGTAAATCGTGATTACACGCCGTTCAGCCGCCATCGCGATGCTGATTTACAGCACTATTGCCGGCAAGCCGGGCTGGATTTTAACAGTTACGCCGATCTGTTACTCAATGAGCCGGAACAGGTGTTGAAAGATTCTAGGCAACCTTATCAGGTGTTTACCCCCTTCTACCGGCGCGCCCGGCAAATACCGGTGGCCTTACCGCAAACAGTCAGCACCGGCAAGTTTGTCCAGCACTATCCTGAGTATAAAGAACCGGACTGGTTAAAGCAGTTACAAACCTCGCACCATAATCCTTTTCGTGGTGGTCGCAGCCCGGCGCTGGCGATTTTGGAACACAAAGTCACGGAGTGCAGGGAGTATGCAGTGCAAAGGGATATTCCGGCGCTGGCCGCCACCAGCGGCTTATCGGCTTATCTTAAATTTGGTTGCTGTTCAGTTAGGGAAGCTTATTACGCCATTGCGCAGGAACTGGGATCGGAACACGGTTTGCTCAGGCAGTTGTACTGGCGAGATTTTTTTAGTCATATCGCCTTCCATTACCCGCATGTGTTTGGTCATGCCTTTCACCGCCAGTATGATGCCATCCCCTGGCAGAAAGATATGGATAGGTTTCAGGCCTGGAGCGAGGGACGCACCGGGTTTCCGATAGTGGATGCGGCGATGCGGGAATTGCGGGAAACCGGCTGGATGCATAACCGCTTGCGCATGATTACCGCCTCTTTTCTGGTGAAAGATCTGCATATCAGCTGGCGCTGGGGTGAGCGTTATTTTGCCCAGCAGTTGATTGATTATGACCCTTGCATCAACAACGGCAACTGGCAATGGGCGGCTTCAACCGGTTGTGATGCTCAGCCTTATTTTCGGATTTTTAACCCCTGGCTACAGCAACAGAAATTCGACCCGGATGGTGTTTACATCCGGCGCTGGCTGCCGGAATTGCGTGACTTAAGCCCTAAGCAAATAGATCAGCAGCGGGATGGCGGACTGGTTGGTGATTATCCGGGGCCGATGGTTGAGCATGGGGTACAGAGTGAGATCATTAAGGGATTGTTTAAGGCGGTGCAGAGTAGTTGA